A genome region from Blautia coccoides includes the following:
- a CDS encoding IS110 family transposase — MIYVGIDVAKDKHDCFITNSDGEVLFKAFTIKNNLDGFDELYQKIESVMEDASKVKVGLEATGHYSYNLLGYLLDKGLATFVINPLHTNLYRKSLSLRQTKTDKVDAHTIASMLMSDVNLKSYSDTSYHNEELKSLTRYRFDKVKERAKLKTSISRLVCILFPELEKLVPTLHQNSVYELLYEFPGAKQVANAHLTRLSNLLETASKGHYTKETSIAFREAARTSIGSNMPAKSLELKHTIKLIRELDSEIEEIENEIKVIMDEINSPILSIPGISYRMGAMIIAEIGDFSQFDSPDKILAYAGMSPSTYQSGQLDNCYARMEKRGSRYLRYALFNATAYVCLWDPTYKAYLAKKRAEGKHYYVAMSHATKKLVRLIYHLERTGQQYQKAI; from the coding sequence ATGATTTACGTAGGAATTGATGTCGCAAAAGATAAGCATGATTGCTTTATCACAAACTCTGATGGCGAAGTCCTTTTCAAGGCTTTTACCATCAAAAACAATCTCGATGGGTTCGACGAGCTTTATCAGAAAATAGAATCCGTTATGGAAGATGCTTCTAAAGTAAAAGTAGGCCTAGAAGCCACTGGACACTATAGTTACAATCTTCTCGGATATCTGCTTGATAAAGGTCTGGCCACCTTTGTTATCAACCCGTTACATACTAATCTGTACAGAAAAAGTCTAAGCCTTAGACAGACGAAAACGGATAAAGTTGATGCCCATACAATTGCTTCTATGCTAATGTCTGACGTGAACTTAAAGTCCTACTCAGACACATCGTATCACAACGAAGAGCTTAAGTCACTTACTCGCTATCGTTTTGATAAAGTTAAAGAACGCGCGAAGCTTAAAACATCTATATCCCGTCTTGTATGTATCCTTTTCCCTGAGTTAGAAAAGCTTGTTCCAACACTTCATCAGAATTCTGTTTATGAGTTACTCTACGAATTTCCTGGTGCAAAACAGGTAGCTAATGCACATCTCACAAGACTTTCAAATCTTCTTGAAACCGCATCTAAAGGCCACTACACAAAAGAAACCTCTATCGCTTTTAGAGAGGCTGCAAGAACCTCTATCGGTTCAAATATGCCAGCTAAATCGCTTGAATTAAAGCACACCATTAAGCTCATTAGAGAGCTAGATTCTGAAATCGAAGAGATTGAAAACGAGATTAAAGTCATCATGGATGAAATCAATTCTCCAATCCTTAGCATTCCTGGAATCAGCTATCGAATGGGTGCCATGATTATTGCTGAAATAGGTGACTTTAGCCAATTCGACTCTCCAGATAAGATCCTTGCTTATGCAGGAATGTCGCCTTCTACCTATCAATCCGGCCAGTTAGATAACTGTTATGCCAGAATGGAAAAACGTGGTTCTAGATACCTTAGATATGCTCTGTTTAATGCAACCGCATATGTTTGTCTATGGGATCCAACCTACAAGGCTTATCTTGCCAAGAAACGAGCTGAAGGCAAGCATTACTATGTTGCAATGTCTCACGCGACCAAGAAACTAGTTCGGCTAATTTATCATCTCGAACGCACTGGACAGCAATACCAAAAAGCAATCTAA
- a CDS encoding extracellular solute-binding protein, producing MRAKKVLGFVLAGTLTAALMGCGSTGGSVEEKSDGDKKESSKDSGEDIDLTFWHIWPDAEMSEIVDNYVEKFEEEHPNVHIEAVATQEVEYQNNKLKVAAATDSQGDVFVCWGGGYAKNYVDAGNVLQLDELMEKNNTKDELLEGTLTYGTYDDKVYGLPLKQWAGALFCNEELFEEYNVKIPETFEELIEAAKSFRAENVTPMALGAKDGWHIGMIQNVLAVRTEGADYMNRALQGEETLDTEGIVKSAELLCELNDAGAFPDGTLGLGAEEAQEEFYMGMVPMYFGGSWVASGCDSDENDIQGKIKAVPMPTVDGGKGGINSFSGGAIDMIMLNANTKYPEMAYEFAVGITKYMSEEAYKIGDSLPAWKVEVDESEVSPTLKQIENLIKDADGYVLAWDTFLEGTAIEKHYELLQGLIAGTTTPEEFASGMQEAQVQVKKD from the coding sequence ATGAGAGCAAAAAAAGTATTGGGGTTTGTATTAGCGGGGACATTGACTGCAGCATTAATGGGATGCGGGAGCACCGGAGGCAGTGTGGAAGAGAAGAGTGACGGGGATAAAAAAGAGAGCAGCAAAGATTCCGGTGAAGATATTGATCTGACTTTCTGGCATATATGGCCGGATGCGGAGATGAGCGAGATTGTAGACAATTATGTTGAAAAATTCGAGGAAGAGCATCCTAATGTTCATATTGAAGCTGTTGCTACACAGGAGGTTGAATATCAGAATAACAAACTTAAGGTTGCAGCAGCCACAGACTCTCAGGGGGATGTATTTGTGTGTTGGGGCGGCGGATATGCAAAGAATTATGTTGATGCAGGTAATGTGCTGCAGCTTGATGAGCTGATGGAAAAGAATAATACAAAGGACGAACTGCTGGAAGGTACTCTTACATACGGAACTTATGATGATAAAGTGTACGGACTGCCTCTGAAGCAGTGGGCAGGCGCTCTGTTTTGTAATGAGGAACTGTTTGAGGAGTATAACGTAAAGATACCGGAAACTTTTGAAGAGCTGATCGAGGCGGCCAAATCGTTCCGTGCTGAGAATGTGACGCCTATGGCTTTAGGGGCAAAGGATGGATGGCATATTGGCATGATCCAGAATGTCCTTGCTGTGCGCACAGAAGGTGCTGACTACATGAACCGCGCACTGCAGGGGGAAGAGACCCTGGATACAGAAGGAATTGTAAAATCTGCCGAACTGTTGTGTGAGTTAAATGATGCAGGTGCATTTCCGGATGGAACCCTTGGACTGGGGGCTGAGGAAGCTCAGGAGGAATTCTATATGGGCATGGTGCCCATGTATTTCGGCGGCAGCTGGGTGGCATCAGGGTGCGACAGTGATGAGAACGATATTCAGGGAAAGATCAAAGCCGTACCAATGCCCACTGTAGATGGAGGAAAAGGCGGGATCAACAGCTTTTCAGGTGGTGCTATAGATATGATCATGTTGAATGCAAATACAAAATATCCGGAGATGGCATATGAATTTGCTGTGGGAATCACAAAATACATGTCCGAGGAGGCATATAAGATTGGCGACAGTCTTCCGGCTTGGAAAGTAGAGGTGGATGAATCCGAGGTCAGTCCTACTTTAAAACAGATTGAAAATCTGATCAAAGACGCTGATGGATATGTACTGGCATGGGATACTTTTCTGGAGGGAACGGCTATTGAAAAACATTATGAACTGCTCCAAGGGCTAATCGCAGGAACAACAACACCTGAAGAGTTTGCGTCGGGAATGCAGGAAGCACAGGTCCAGGTAAAAAAAGACTAA
- a CDS encoding N-acetylglucosamine kinase, whose product MRYVLGIDQGGSKTHVVIADQEGNLLGMGKSYGACHSSTSLEYAVQAIIQAADQAISGCGLLKEDVTAVLGGLTGIDWDYEAELLENEIQKHFPKAHVKIVNDCIIAMRAATRKQQCGILCAGSGLNCAVQNGENCFVYGFYIPDEYQGGWSLGRRAIQAVFDAHMGLLEKTELTPRLLRHFRVRTVDELLYMQVTGKIKSSDYLSLPIILEEAAQKGDKTAGDIWIHYGKKIVAYLEARMNKMGILGCDVDIVLSGSIFKCKFQGFQEAVKEEILKRIPGANVIAAEYEPVIGAVLMGINGMNGVLTENIYRNIEKGADRFPVRRLENI is encoded by the coding sequence GATATGTATTGGGTATAGATCAGGGCGGCAGTAAAACCCACGTTGTCATAGCAGACCAGGAGGGAAATCTTCTGGGAATGGGAAAAAGTTATGGTGCGTGCCATTCCAGCACCAGTCTGGAATATGCGGTACAGGCTATTATACAGGCGGCTGACCAGGCCATATCCGGATGCGGTCTGCTGAAAGAGGATGTGACGGCAGTGCTGGGGGGGCTTACAGGGATTGACTGGGATTACGAGGCAGAGCTTCTGGAGAATGAGATACAAAAACATTTTCCGAAAGCCCATGTGAAAATTGTGAATGACTGTATAATTGCCATGCGGGCGGCAACCAGAAAACAGCAGTGCGGAATTCTCTGCGCGGGTTCAGGACTGAACTGTGCGGTACAGAATGGCGAGAATTGTTTTGTATACGGATTCTATATTCCCGATGAATATCAGGGCGGATGGAGCCTGGGCAGAAGGGCAATACAGGCTGTGTTTGACGCCCACATGGGACTGCTGGAAAAGACTGAGCTGACACCGCGTCTGCTTAGACATTTCCGGGTTCGTACAGTGGATGAACTGCTGTATATGCAGGTTACAGGAAAGATTAAGAGCAGTGACTATCTGAGCCTCCCTATTATTCTCGAGGAGGCCGCGCAGAAGGGGGATAAAACAGCAGGAGATATCTGGATACATTATGGAAAGAAGATAGTGGCTTACCTGGAGGCCCGTATGAATAAGATGGGAATTTTGGGATGCGACGTGGATATTGTGCTTTCGGGCAGTATCTTTAAGTGTAAATTTCAGGGGTTTCAGGAAGCAGTCAAAGAAGAAATTTTGAAGAGAATACCCGGGGCTAATGTGATTGCCGCAGAGTATGAACCGGTGATAGGTGCAGTATTAATGGGAATCAATGGAATGAACGGGGTTCTGACTGAAAACATTTACAGAAACATAGAAAAAGGTGCTGACAGATTTCCGGTGAGAAGACTGGAAAATATCTGA